The proteins below are encoded in one region of Streptomyces roseirectus:
- a CDS encoding DUF4442 domain-containing protein, giving the protein MSIGEMLAATVPMARTLNLEFVETAPERAVVALPDQGDFHNHVGGPHAGAMFTLGESASGAIVLAAFGDQLTRAVPLAVSAQISYKKLAMGPVTATAVLGRPAADVVAELDRGERPEFPVTIELRRADGAVTGEMTVVWTLRPNN; this is encoded by the coding sequence ATGTCCATCGGCGAGATGCTCGCCGCGACCGTGCCCATGGCCCGGACCCTCAACCTGGAGTTCGTGGAGACCGCCCCGGAGCGCGCCGTCGTCGCCCTCCCCGACCAGGGCGACTTCCACAACCACGTCGGCGGCCCGCACGCCGGCGCCATGTTCACCCTCGGCGAGTCCGCCAGCGGCGCCATCGTGCTCGCCGCCTTCGGCGACCAGCTCACCCGCGCGGTCCCCCTCGCGGTCAGCGCGCAGATCTCCTACAAGAAGCTCGCGATGGGCCCCGTCACGGCGACGGCCGTCCTCGGCCGCCCGGCGGCCGACGTCGTCGCGGAACTCGACCGGGGCGAGCGCCCCGAGTTCCCGGTGACGATCGAACTCCGGCGCGCGGACGGGGCGGTGACGGGGGAGATGACGGTGGTGTGGACGCTGCGGCCGAACAACTGA
- a CDS encoding RICIN domain-containing protein — protein MQSPNPPRPPYPPRPGWHPGDSDRHLAAQFTAPGGDASRAVALLLARHWRAAHDYAEICLAARGESAQLVAAAAFHRVLGRLAGGRSGGALRPQLLVAVRDIVREWAGADAVPDALPELGKTIGGRGLRVARTGTPERRRLAERAFRTLPAASQCLLWHAEAEAEPISIPAGLLGVDELTATAGLREARTQFRAGCVRAHRELAPSDECRFYNRLLDVPLRRGGTLLPDVRDHLAACRHCRHAAEQLSFFDDALDILLVETVLGWGGRRYLESRPGRGGAHRPVAGPVPGGRHRSARIVDLAGRRAKAALIGAGVTSLVVLASVLVGQGLTGGDGVPASRATWGAPVGGPDFPAESDGSRPSVSASGAASPASVEQQPAGVAHGRLFAPSVGLCLDSEGGHAVEGARAVLAGCSGAASQQWSYQADGLLRSVATPTLCLAADADGHQGSAVLAGCVVHSGEVFFDLTVRGELLLRRGGGLVVAPGESREGMGVVVTERDGSAGQRWVFDSSSAGSDAGSGAGAGSGSVGGRVVPGPSGGDAPDALRPQAGPERKGAGESQGSEGDPAAPGAATPPPAGTPDAPAEPRYHTRIAQVGAPGGEQAPASEPEPVPVSEPVGQVVATLEKPVRRVTERVSGVVGGLGLGAPGV, from the coding sequence GTGCAGTCGCCCAACCCACCCCGTCCGCCCTACCCGCCCCGCCCCGGCTGGCACCCCGGTGACTCCGACCGCCACCTCGCGGCCCAGTTCACCGCCCCCGGCGGCGACGCCTCCCGCGCCGTGGCACTCCTCCTCGCCCGGCACTGGCGGGCCGCCCACGACTACGCGGAGATCTGCCTCGCCGCCCGTGGCGAGTCCGCGCAGCTCGTGGCTGCCGCGGCCTTCCACCGTGTGCTCGGCAGGCTGGCCGGCGGACGCTCCGGCGGCGCGCTGCGCCCCCAATTGCTCGTCGCCGTACGGGACATCGTGCGGGAATGGGCCGGCGCCGACGCCGTCCCCGACGCGCTGCCGGAACTCGGCAAGACCATCGGCGGACGCGGACTGCGCGTCGCGCGCACCGGAACACCGGAAAGGCGACGGCTCGCGGAGCGTGCTTTCCGCACCCTTCCCGCCGCCTCCCAATGCCTCTTGTGGCACGCGGAAGCGGAAGCCGAACCCATATCCATACCCGCCGGTCTGCTGGGCGTCGACGAGTTGACGGCGACCGCCGGACTCCGCGAGGCGCGCACCCAATTCCGGGCGGGCTGCGTCCGCGCCCACCGCGAACTCGCCCCCTCCGACGAATGCCGCTTCTACAACCGCCTCCTCGACGTCCCCCTGCGCCGTGGCGGCACCCTCCTGCCCGACGTCCGCGACCACCTCGCCGCCTGCCGCCACTGCCGGCACGCCGCCGAGCAACTGAGCTTCTTCGACGACGCGTTGGACATCCTCCTCGTCGAGACCGTGCTCGGCTGGGGCGGCCGTCGCTACCTGGAGTCCCGGCCCGGCCGAGGGGGTGCGCACCGGCCCGTCGCGGGGCCCGTCCCCGGGGGCAGACATCGGAGCGCCCGCATCGTCGACCTCGCCGGGCGCCGCGCCAAGGCCGCGCTGATCGGCGCCGGGGTCACCTCCCTCGTCGTGCTCGCGAGCGTCCTCGTCGGGCAGGGCCTGACCGGCGGTGACGGGGTTCCCGCGTCCCGGGCCACCTGGGGGGCGCCCGTCGGCGGGCCCGACTTCCCGGCGGAGTCCGACGGGTCGCGGCCGTCCGTGTCCGCGTCCGGGGCCGCCTCGCCCGCCTCCGTCGAGCAGCAGCCCGCCGGGGTCGCCCACGGGCGGCTGTTCGCGCCGTCCGTCGGACTGTGCCTGGACAGCGAGGGCGGGCACGCCGTGGAGGGGGCGCGGGCCGTGCTCGCCGGCTGCTCCGGCGCGGCCTCGCAGCAGTGGTCGTACCAGGCGGACGGGCTGCTGCGGAGCGTGGCCACGCCGACGCTGTGCCTCGCCGCCGACGCCGACGGGCATCAGGGGTCGGCCGTGCTCGCCGGGTGCGTCGTGCACTCCGGGGAGGTGTTCTTCGACCTCACCGTGCGGGGGGAGTTGTTGCTGCGGCGGGGCGGGGGGCTCGTGGTGGCGCCCGGGGAGAGCCGGGAGGGGATGGGGGTCGTGGTGACCGAGCGGGACGGGTCCGCCGGGCAGCGATGGGTGTTCGACTCGTCCTCGGCCGGGTCCGATGCCGGATCCGGTGCCGGTGCTGGTTCCGGTTCTGTCGGGGGCCGGGTGGTGCCGGGGCCGTCCGGCGGGGACGCGCCCGACGCGCTGCGGCCTCAGGCGGGGCCGGAGAGGAAGGGGGCCGGGGAGTCGCAGGGTTCGGAGGGGGATCCTGCGGCTCCCGGGGCCGCCACGCCACCGCCGGCCGGAACGCCGGACGCGCCCGCCGAACCCCGGTACCACACGCGGATCGCGCAGGTGGGGGCGCCCGGTGGGGAGCAGGCACCGGCTTCGGAGCCGGAGCCGGTGCCGGTGAGTGAGCCCGTGGGGCAGGTGGTGGCGACGCTGGAGAAGCCGGTGCGGCGGGTCACCGAGAGGGTGTCCGGCGTGGTCGGCGGGCTCGGTCTGGGGGCGCCCGGGGTCTGA
- a CDS encoding beta-glucosidase has product MPRVERLLSQLTLDEKLSLLHGAPDPASLGQAGHLPGVPRLGIPPLRLADGPAGVRVAAPATALPAPVLLASAFDPGLARRYGQVIGHEGRALGQDVLLSPMVNLLRTPYGGRDFETFTEDPLLAADLVAAEIRGIQDEGLIATVKHFALNNQEADRERVDVRVDEQTLHEVELRGFEAAVEAGVGCVMGAYNKVDGTYACENAHLLTDILRDRWGFTGWVMTDWSAAHSTGPALRAGLDMEMPDGTYFGAALKAAVERGEVPEAYVDRAVRRILTVRERFGHLDETPRPVRDAAAGAAVALEVAKAGAVLLRNENGTLPLRAGGSLAVIGASADYPFVSGGGSAHVVSAGAESPLAALRRRLGEVAYALGEDLFGKAIPDAGFDSEGQRVEAGWVHEGSLAGDGEERTFVLHYTGSPVSRPDVLLDGEELFPQAPGWGEYFVGGLTTTAPDGLNVRRATRRLAPGPHTLRITAHEAQLFRLRHITAATRARDVAEAAEAARAAEQVVLFAYEDASESLDRATLALPGNQERLIEAVTAANPRTTVVLNTSSATAMPWLARTGAVLQMYYPGQEGAAATAAVLTGDCDAGGRLTQTFPVDDAHHPVAGDARRYPGTDGVVAYTEGVHAGYRWYDAQGVRPLFSFGHGLSYTTFAYTGLAVRADGRGGVEAEFTVVNTGARDGVDIPQVYVGPSPDVRVAQAVRVLAGYRRIALKAGERRRVRIGVAARTLSSWDPGAGGWVLGTGARTVWVGASAGELRLTAEVVVRPVAPVRGR; this is encoded by the coding sequence GTGCCCCGCGTCGAGCGTCTGCTGTCCCAGCTCACCCTCGACGAAAAACTCTCCCTCCTGCACGGCGCCCCCGACCCCGCCTCCCTCGGCCAGGCCGGCCACCTCCCCGGCGTCCCTCGCCTCGGCATCCCGCCCCTGCGCCTCGCCGACGGCCCGGCCGGCGTACGGGTCGCCGCGCCCGCGACCGCGCTGCCCGCCCCGGTCCTCCTGGCCTCCGCCTTCGACCCCGGCCTCGCGCGCCGCTACGGACAGGTCATCGGCCACGAGGGGCGGGCCCTCGGCCAGGACGTGCTGCTCTCCCCGATGGTCAACCTCCTGCGCACCCCCTACGGCGGCCGCGACTTCGAGACGTTCACCGAGGACCCGCTGCTCGCCGCCGACCTCGTCGCCGCCGAGATCCGGGGCATCCAGGACGAGGGCCTGATCGCCACCGTCAAGCACTTCGCCCTCAACAACCAGGAGGCGGACCGCGAGCGGGTCGACGTCCGCGTCGACGAACAGACCCTCCACGAGGTCGAGCTGCGCGGCTTCGAGGCCGCCGTCGAGGCCGGCGTCGGCTGTGTCATGGGCGCCTACAACAAGGTCGACGGCACCTACGCCTGCGAGAACGCGCACCTCCTCACGGACATCCTGCGCGACCGCTGGGGCTTCACCGGCTGGGTCATGACCGACTGGTCCGCCGCCCACAGCACCGGCCCGGCCCTGCGCGCCGGACTCGACATGGAGATGCCGGACGGCACGTACTTCGGGGCGGCGCTGAAGGCGGCCGTCGAGCGCGGCGAGGTGCCCGAGGCGTACGTCGACCGGGCGGTGCGGCGGATCCTCACCGTCCGCGAGCGGTTCGGCCACCTCGACGAGACGCCCCGCCCCGTCCGCGACGCCGCCGCCGGGGCCGCCGTCGCCCTGGAGGTCGCCAAGGCCGGCGCCGTCCTGCTGCGCAACGAGAACGGGACCCTGCCGCTGCGGGCCGGCGGATCGCTCGCGGTGATCGGGGCGAGCGCGGACTACCCGTTCGTCAGCGGTGGGGGCAGCGCGCACGTGGTCAGCGCGGGGGCGGAGAGCCCGCTGGCGGCGCTCAGGAGGCGGCTGGGGGAGGTGGCGTACGCGCTCGGCGAGGACCTGTTCGGGAAGGCGATCCCGGACGCCGGGTTCGACAGCGAGGGACAGCGCGTCGAGGCGGGCTGGGTGCACGAGGGTTCGCTCGCCGGGGACGGGGAAGAGCGGACGTTCGTCCTGCACTACACCGGCTCCCCGGTCAGCCGTCCCGACGTCCTCCTCGACGGCGAGGAGCTGTTCCCGCAGGCGCCCGGCTGGGGCGAGTACTTCGTCGGCGGCCTCACCACCACCGCCCCCGACGGCCTCAACGTCCGCCGCGCCACCCGCCGGCTCGCCCCCGGACCCCACACCCTCAGGATCACCGCGCACGAGGCCCAGCTCTTCCGCCTGCGCCACATCACCGCCGCCACCCGCGCGCGGGACGTCGCCGAGGCCGCCGAGGCCGCACGCGCCGCCGAACAGGTCGTCCTGTTCGCCTACGAGGACGCCAGCGAGTCCCTGGACCGCGCCACACTCGCCCTCCCCGGCAACCAGGAGCGCCTGATCGAGGCGGTGACGGCGGCGAACCCGCGCACCACCGTCGTCCTCAACACGTCGTCCGCGACGGCGATGCCCTGGCTGGCGCGGACCGGCGCCGTGCTCCAGATGTACTACCCCGGCCAGGAGGGCGCCGCCGCGACGGCTGCCGTCCTCACCGGGGACTGCGACGCGGGCGGGCGCCTCACGCAGACGTTCCCGGTCGACGACGCCCACCACCCCGTCGCCGGCGACGCGCGCCGCTACCCCGGCACGGACGGGGTCGTCGCGTACACGGAGGGCGTGCACGCCGGTTACCGCTGGTACGACGCACAGGGCGTGCGCCCGCTGTTCTCGTTCGGGCACGGGCTCTCCTACACGACGTTCGCGTACACCGGCCTCGCGGTACGCGCGGACGGGCGCGGCGGCGTCGAGGCCGAGTTCACGGTCGTCAACACGGGCGCGCGCGACGGCGTCGACATCCCGCAGGTCTATGTGGGCCCGTCGCCGGACGTACGCGTCGCGCAGGCGGTGCGGGTGCTCGCCGGGTACCGGCGGATCGCGCTGAAGGCGGGGGAGCGGCGGCGGGTGAGGATCGGGGTGGCGGCGCGGACGCTGTCGTCGTGGGACCCCGGCGCGGGCGGCTGGGTGCTCGGGACGGGGGCGCGGACCGTGTGGGTGGGGGCGTCGGCGGGGGAGCTTCGGCTGACGGCGGAGGTGGTGGTGCGGCCCGTCGCGCCCGTGCGCGGACGGTAG
- the galU gene encoding UTP--glucose-1-phosphate uridylyltransferase GalU, with translation MTTPRRTPVPAVRKAVVPAAGLGTRFLPATKATPKEMLPVVDKPAIQYVVEEAAAAGLDDVLMVTGRHKRAIEDHFDHAFELEQALAAKGDTVRLDAVRDPARLADIHHIRQGDPLGLGHAVLCARHHVGDQPFAVLLGDDLIDARENLLSEMLDVRARYAGSVVALMEVPAEQVHLYGCAAVEPTGEDGVVRVTGLVEKPAPKDAPSRYAVIGRYVLDPAVFGVLERTPPGRGGEIQLTDALQELAADGTVHGVVFEGLRYDTGDKADYLRTVVRLACARDDLGPEFTAWLKEFVAGFEEGTGGGRLAA, from the coding sequence ATGACCACCCCCCGCCGCACCCCGGTACCTGCCGTCCGCAAGGCCGTCGTCCCCGCCGCCGGCCTCGGCACCCGCTTCCTGCCCGCGACGAAGGCGACCCCGAAGGAGATGCTTCCGGTCGTCGACAAGCCGGCCATCCAGTACGTCGTGGAGGAGGCCGCGGCGGCCGGTCTGGACGACGTCCTGATGGTCACCGGCCGTCACAAGCGCGCGATCGAGGACCACTTCGACCACGCCTTCGAGCTGGAGCAGGCCCTCGCCGCGAAGGGCGACACCGTCCGCCTCGACGCCGTGCGCGACCCCGCCCGCCTCGCCGACATCCACCACATCCGCCAGGGCGACCCGCTCGGCCTCGGCCACGCCGTCCTGTGCGCCCGTCACCACGTCGGCGACCAGCCCTTCGCCGTCCTCCTCGGAGACGACCTCATCGACGCCCGCGAGAACCTGCTGAGCGAGATGCTGGACGTCCGCGCGCGGTACGCGGGCAGCGTCGTCGCCCTCATGGAGGTCCCGGCGGAGCAGGTCCACCTCTACGGCTGCGCGGCCGTGGAGCCGACCGGCGAGGACGGCGTCGTCCGCGTCACCGGGCTCGTCGAGAAGCCCGCGCCGAAGGACGCGCCCAGCCGGTACGCCGTGATCGGGCGGTACGTCCTCGACCCGGCCGTCTTCGGCGTCCTGGAGCGCACCCCGCCCGGCCGGGGCGGCGAGATCCAGCTCACCGACGCGCTCCAGGAACTCGCGGCGGACGGCACGGTCCACGGCGTCGTCTTCGAGGGGCTGCGCTACGACACCGGGGACAAGGCGGACTACCTGCGGACGGTCGTCCGGCTGGCGTGCGCGCGGGACGATCTCGGGCCGGAGTTCACGGCGTGGCTGAAGGAGTTCGTGGCCGGGTTCGAGGAGGGGACCGGGGGCGGGCGGCTGGCCGCGTGA
- a CDS encoding MFS transporter gives MPGRDSRPVTRAAPPLPHSRRPAWAGRNYTLLTAAAFVTNLGSQGALIAAAFAVLETGGDGGDVGLVAAARTLPLVLFLLIGGAVADRLPRHRVMVAANAVNFLSQGAFAALVLLGEPRLWQMMVLTALGGTGQAFFGPASEGMLLSSVSGAQAGRAFAFYRTAMQGAALGGAALGGAMVAAIGPGWVLAADSAAFAVAGALRAFLDVSHIPERTTSQGLLADLREGWQEFSSRPWLWGIVLQFSIANALVGAADSVYGPLVARDDLGGAGPWGVALGFFGAGTVAGALLMTRWRPGRLLLVGTLCVFPYALPAAALAVAAPVAVLCAVMFLSGLTVEVFGVSWMTALHQEIPEEKLSRVTAYDWFGSVALVPVALALAGPAESAFGRSSALWGCAVAVVVVTAAVLCVPDVRNLTRRPEKAPAAVETPA, from the coding sequence ATGCCCGGCCGCGATAGTCGCCCGGTGACCCGAGCCGCCCCTCCCCTCCCCCACAGCCGCCGTCCCGCCTGGGCCGGCCGCAACTACACGCTCCTCACCGCCGCCGCGTTCGTGACGAACCTCGGTTCGCAGGGCGCCCTGATCGCCGCCGCGTTCGCGGTGCTCGAAACCGGCGGCGACGGCGGTGACGTGGGCCTGGTCGCGGCGGCCAGGACGCTCCCGCTGGTGCTGTTCCTGCTGATCGGCGGCGCCGTCGCGGACCGGCTGCCCCGGCACCGGGTCATGGTCGCCGCGAACGCCGTCAACTTCCTCTCGCAGGGCGCGTTCGCCGCGCTCGTCCTGCTGGGCGAGCCCCGGCTGTGGCAGATGATGGTGCTGACCGCGCTCGGCGGCACCGGCCAGGCGTTCTTCGGCCCGGCGTCCGAGGGCATGCTCCTGTCCTCGGTCTCGGGGGCGCAGGCGGGCCGCGCGTTCGCCTTCTACCGGACGGCGATGCAGGGCGCGGCGCTCGGCGGGGCGGCCCTCGGCGGGGCGATGGTCGCCGCGATCGGCCCCGGCTGGGTCCTCGCGGCCGACTCCGCCGCCTTCGCGGTCGCGGGCGCGCTGCGGGCGTTCCTCGACGTCAGCCACATCCCCGAACGCACCACGTCTCAGGGCCTGTTGGCGGATCTCCGGGAGGGCTGGCAGGAGTTCAGCAGCCGGCCCTGGCTGTGGGGCATCGTGCTCCAGTTCTCGATCGCCAACGCCCTGGTGGGCGCCGCCGATTCGGTGTACGGCCCGCTCGTCGCGCGCGACGACCTGGGCGGCGCCGGCCCCTGGGGCGTCGCGCTCGGGTTCTTCGGCGCGGGCACGGTCGCCGGCGCTCTCCTCATGACGCGCTGGCGTCCTGGGCGCCTCCTGCTCGTGGGCACCCTGTGCGTCTTCCCGTACGCCCTCCCGGCCGCCGCCCTCGCGGTTGCGGCGCCGGTCGCGGTGCTGTGCGCGGTGATGTTCCTCAGCGGGCTGACGGTCGAGGTGTTCGGGGTCAGCTGGATGACCGCGCTCCACCAGGAGATCCCGGAGGAGAAGCTGTCCCGCGTCACCGCCTACGACTGGTTCGGCTCCGTCGCCCTCGTCCCCGTCGCGCTGGCCCTCGCGGGCCCGGCGGAGTCGGCGTTCGGGCGGTCGTCCGCGCTGTGGGGGTGCGCGGTGGCGGTCGTCGTGGTGACGGCGGCGGTGCTGTGCGTGCCGGACGTGCGGAACCTGACGCGGCGTCCCGAGAAAGCGCCGGCCGCCGTGGAGACCCCGGCCTGA